The sequence CCAAATTCGGGTAACGTTGATCCGTATCCAACGTATCCATCCCCCTTCTCTAGATTAGAGATGAATTGAGTGGTTCCACTGGTGCCAAATTCGTTCAAAACAGACTGATCGTCGGCCGATATGATCGTGACATGGTTATTGTAGCCGCCCCCAACATAGATCGCTTTCTGCCCATCATAATTCCCAATATCAAGACCCCCATAGCTATCGTCGGTTGTTTGGAGGTTAGATGAATCAACTCGCCATTGTTCACCTCCCTCATAATTTAGACTAATTAAATCATCGGTCAATACGTAAATCCCATCTTCGTCAGCAGCAAGCCCGCTATCATGTATCTCGGTTGCTAGGCTATATGTCCAAACTTCTTCGCCGTCTTCCTCGTATATGACTTCCCCGTTTGATTCGTAAACGACGCCCCCAACACTAACGCCGGTTTGTGAGGTTGTCGACGTTGACGCCGTCGTGATTGTCCCCACCGCCATCGCCGGCATGCTCGATACAATCAATACAGCGAAAATCACGGCGAGAAACTGCTTTCTTCCGATAGACAGCATGGATGCGTTGATCATTCCGCGAAGGCGCCTGACGCGCGATTCGTCTCTCGAGTCTGAGTTTGTCATTGTGATGAGTCTCCGTTAGTTATCCGCCTGGCGAAAAATCCGGAACAGTACCTGCGTCAGGATGTCCTGGTCTGAATTGTCTGACTCTTTTTTCATCGATCGGGACTGGTCGCGCCACTTGTTGAGTTTCGAGCGCCGGAAGCCGTACCGCACGTCGAGATCTCCGAGTAGGTCCTCGACGAGTTGCATGAACTCCGAAATGGGTAGCGGCTCGAAAGCAACGCCGCCGATGTAGCCGTGTTCGGGGTCGTACCGTCGTCGGAATCGGTTCTGTCCGTACTCCGTCTCTCCCCACTGCGTCGACGAATGCTTCGGGACATGGAGACACGGATCGGTCAGCGGGACCGTACACCGCTCGGTGTGGGTTGCAAGTGGATCGTGGTCGAGCAGGTCCCCAGGATCGTCGGCGAAGAGCCACGCGAAGCCGGCCTGAATCGGTCGGTTCGGGGCGCCGAACTTCGCGGTCGCCGAGACCGGATCGGCGCGCTTTCGGAGCTCGGTGTGAGCTTTCCAGCGCGCTCGCTCGAGGTTCGTGACCGCCCCGGTCGCCTTCGAACTCCCCGATCGGAGGTCTCGGAGGTAGCTCCGAAGTTCTTGCTCGGTCATGTGCTCGAGGGCGAGGTTGAAATCGATCTCGTGTTCGATCACCCGTTTGAGATCCGTCTTCGAGAGGTCGGCGACGTCGACCTCGAGGAGGTCCTCGACGGGTCGTTCTCCCCACCAGTTCTCCCGGTTTCCGAGTGCTGCGGCTTGTGTGCTCATGGTTATCGCTAGAAGTAACTACTGCCCGATACCGTGAGGCACCTGCTTAGGGCCGCGCCCATATCCGACGCGCGTCGGGGCAGGTCCGGTTTGGGTTAATGGATACATACACGCGCGCTAATATAATCCTTGCGGGGTAATTCGCAGGAATACGAGTATCTGTTCTATTTTGTGCAAAAGTATGATTATACTCGCGATAAATCGTTTTCACGCAGTGCAACGGAATAGCCTAGATTATTGGCCCGTCGGTGAGTGGTCAGGGTATGGGCGACGAGCCCGATGGTGACGACTCGTCGGAAAAGACGCGATTGAGTCTCTCGCTGCCGCAGGCGACGATCGACAGGTTGCTTGAGAACTCGCCTGTCTGTGATGATCCACAGGATGCGATCAAGCGGGCGATCTGGACACAGATCGAACTCGACGAAGCCGACGAGTACGCCGTCGTGAAAAACCGAGAGTAAGCCGAGCCCGTGACCTGCCAGGGAGACGGGCCTCGCCAGTGGCTACGCTCTCGAAGACCAAAGCCGTTCGGACATCGAACTGGTTAGTGGCGAAATCGCCAGACGCGAACGTTTCAAGAGGGCGTTGTAAGTCTTCTGTGGGTCGCTGATTATCAATTTTGAAACCGTCTAAGAATCCATGAATGTCGTTTATTCAGACCGGGCCACAGGGTTTATTATACAGCCGTTAGGTGTGACTATCAGCACAGGTGCGACGCGAAGAAGCTGACGGCGTGGGTGTGGTTGACTTTCCCCCATCCCTATCCGCCGGTTGGTCCGATGCCGGACCAGTCAATAAAGTTTCTGACCGTTCACGCACGGTGCGCACAAGAAGATCAATCATGGATCTAAAGAAATACAGAAGCAAACTGATCGGAAACGAATCGGAACGGGCAGTATCTCCTGTCATCGGAGTTATACTCATGGTCGCCATTACGGTGATTCTCGCTGCCGTCATCGCGGCGTTCGTGCTGGATCTCGGCGGTAACATGGGCAGCTCCGGTGTGAACGCAGTCGTCGGAGCGGATGTTCAGAATGATGATGAAAATGTCAGCGTAACGGTCGAGAACATGGGAGACGCGAACAGCTTCGCTGTCCGTGGCGACGTGACCTCTGATGGTGAGGATCTCGTTTCTGACGGTCTAAAAAACACTGGAGACAAAGTTGTGTTAGAATACAACTCCAGCGGCACTGACCACCTGTCTAGCGATTCGGGAGAAATTCGAATCGTTGCGATCAACGGTGACGACGAGTCTGTCATCAAGACGGTTGATTACGACTTTAGCTAACTGACGAACGTCAGTTTTGCGCCTTTTCAGTTTCTCGTTTTTGCCATACTCCGAGGACCCCGTAGACCACTAATAGAGCCGCAGTTGGCGACAGTACCTCAAAAACCCCCATTCGGATCAGAACGACACCTACCATGTTCTCACTTGTTACGTAATCGACGCCTGCCACCTCTTGGTCGGTATACGGATTCGCATCACCTTTCGTAACGAACCCGTGCTCGGTTTCGTCGACGACGCGATGGGCGACGCGATCGTTGCTCAACTGGCCGTTCTGTTCAAAGATTACGACGTCCCCCATTTCCGGTTCGCCGTCGTACCAGA is a genomic window of Natronosalvus halobius containing:
- a CDS encoding type IV pilin encodes the protein MDLKKYRSKLIGNESERAVSPVIGVILMVAITVILAAVIAAFVLDLGGNMGSSGVNAVVGADVQNDDENVSVTVENMGDANSFAVRGDVTSDGEDLVSDGLKNTGDKVVLEYNSSGTDHLSSDSGEIRIVAINGDDESVIKTVDYDFS